The proteins below are encoded in one region of Roseovarius bejariae:
- a CDS encoding autotransporter assembly complex protein TamA, with product MALLIGLLALPMGAGATEVRLTAPGAGDSLTERLRAGSLTLETAKRKRSTPQDILAAARADYARLIGVLFEAGRYGPIVQINVDGREAAAIPPLEAPARIERIQISVDPGPAFLFDRAEVTPLAPGTELPAGFRRGALARADTIRDATTAGIDGWRATGHAKAEVRDQSITADHAQQALDARITLSPGPRLRFGSLIPKGESRVRPERIRQIAGLPEGDTFDPEEVERAATRLRRTGTFQSVAMQEAETPAPDGTLDINARIVDAKPRRIGFGAELSSLEGLTLSGFWLHRNLLGGAERLRIDAEVGGIGGDSGGMDYLLKTRFERPATFTPDTSLYIEGELAEEDEPDYRERRLRLGAGVSHIFSDRLKGEAGIAYQYTEIDDDLGSRTIEHLLFPTALTWDTRDDPLDARKGIYLGVEATPFQGLDQGVSGARLYTDARTYLGIDANDTVILAARAQMGSVTGAGLTEVPPDMLFFSGGAGTVRGQPYQSLAVDLGGGNRLGGRSFFALSAEVRADLKGKFGAVAFADTGFVGQDSWGTENGDWHSGAGLGLRYDTGIGPIRVDLATPLDDGAGQDFELYIGIGQAF from the coding sequence ATGGCCCTGCTGATCGGCCTTCTGGCCTTGCCGATGGGCGCAGGGGCCACCGAAGTGCGCCTGACTGCCCCCGGGGCAGGCGACAGCCTGACAGAGAGGCTGCGTGCGGGCTCCCTGACACTGGAGACAGCAAAGCGCAAGCGAAGCACGCCGCAAGACATTCTTGCCGCCGCCCGCGCCGATTATGCACGACTGATTGGCGTGCTTTTCGAGGCGGGCCGTTACGGCCCTATCGTCCAGATTAATGTAGACGGACGCGAAGCCGCCGCCATTCCCCCGCTCGAAGCCCCGGCCCGGATCGAGCGTATCCAGATCAGCGTCGATCCCGGCCCCGCCTTCCTGTTCGACCGGGCCGAGGTCACCCCGCTTGCCCCCGGCACAGAATTGCCTGCCGGATTTCGCCGTGGGGCCCTCGCCCGCGCCGATACCATCCGTGACGCCACCACGGCAGGCATCGACGGTTGGCGCGCGACGGGCCATGCCAAGGCCGAGGTGCGGGATCAATCCATCACCGCGGACCATGCCCAACAAGCCCTAGATGCCCGGATCACCCTGTCACCCGGCCCGCGCCTGCGCTTCGGATCTCTGATCCCCAAAGGGGAAAGCCGCGTGCGCCCCGAACGCATTCGCCAGATCGCGGGCCTGCCCGAGGGCGACACCTTCGACCCCGAAGAGGTCGAGCGCGCGGCAACACGCCTGCGCCGCACCGGCACCTTCCAATCCGTCGCCATGCAAGAGGCCGAAACCCCCGCCCCCGACGGCACACTGGACATCAACGCCCGGATCGTCGATGCCAAACCGCGCCGTATCGGCTTTGGGGCCGAGCTTTCATCGCTTGAAGGGCTGACGCTCTCGGGGTTCTGGCTGCACCGCAACCTACTGGGCGGGGCCGAACGCCTGCGCATCGATGCCGAGGTGGGCGGGATCGGCGGGGACTCGGGCGGTATGGATTACCTTCTCAAGACCCGCTTCGAACGCCCGGCGACGTTCACCCCCGATACCTCGCTTTATATCGAAGGCGAACTCGCCGAGGAAGACGAGCCCGACTACCGCGAACGCCGCCTCCGCCTTGGCGCCGGGGTCAGTCATATCTTCTCGGATAGGCTCAAGGGCGAGGCCGGGATTGCCTATCAATACACCGAAATCGACGACGACCTCGGCAGCCGGACCATCGAACACCTGCTCTTTCCCACGGCCCTCACATGGGACACCCGCGACGACCCGCTGGATGCGCGCAAGGGAATCTATCTGGGCGTCGAGGCCACCCCGTTTCAGGGCCTTGATCAAGGCGTCTCCGGCGCCCGGCTCTATACCGACGCCCGAACCTATCTTGGCATTGACGCCAACGACACCGTCATTCTCGCCGCCCGGGCGCAAATGGGGTCGGTCACCGGCGCGGGCCTGACCGAGGTGCCCCCTGACATGCTGTTCTTCTCTGGCGGGGCCGGCACGGTGCGCGGCCAACCCTATCAATCCCTCGCTGTCGATCTGGGCGGCGGGAACAGGCTTGGGGGGCGGTCCTTCTTCGCCCTTTCGGCTGAGGTGCGCGCCGATCTCAAAGGCAAGTTTGGCGCAGTGGCTTTTGCCGATACCGGTTTTGTCGGCCAAGACAGCTGGGGAACAGAAAACGGCGACTGGCACAGCGGCGCGGGCCTTGGCCTGCGCTATGATACCGGGATCGGCCCCATCCGGGTGGACCTTGCCACCCCCTTGGATGATGGCGCCGGGCAGGATTTCGAACTCTACATCGGCATAGGGCAAGCATTCTGA
- a CDS encoding translocation/assembly module TamB domain-containing protein, with product MRHVIILIIAFVCLALPATAQEDDRGLIVGFLEDNLSDASREVRIEGFQGALSSQATLDHLTVADDDGIWFELENAELDWTRSALLRGRLAIDKLTAKTITLHRLPGGQGLGPEDTEAREFNLPDLPVSISIGTLGLETLFLGAPVLGEAAEFSINGSMSLDQGEGKADLAVTRLDHPAELTLDAEFDNTSRILALDLQLNEAENGLLSRLIGLPDEPAIAFTVAGSGPLDDYRAELSLASDGADRFSGTITTKRQAEDAPRSFAADLSGDLRPLFQPDLRPFFGANTALDLRATRTDDGALSISEFRAKSAAMDLRGEARIAADGWPERFAIEGRIGSGDGPTRLPVSGPPTQIQSARIIADYDQAKGETWQADVSVERLENGPLAIGRTQMTARGTLRREAPAAFEADLTANLAGLSHKDPALARALGTSATAKARLSWREGKPLSILGLSAVSGDMRLNGAGLLGGVEGLPLSATLHLDAPGLERFAPLANLPLSGAARLNVTGNTDLLTGAFDGAVFAETSDLGIGNPTLDPLIAGQGHLRLSALRDSNGIAIDRLDLITPEAQIRAIGRLNSASSTLTLDASIRELARTDIQLTGPARLKTAVEWQKDSPLRLTNLHANVAQSTLEATGTIDPVNEALPVTGSVRIEARDLGQFSRLAGRPLRGAASLTLKGQGSLTGQTFDITADGNAEGLRTAIAPLDALLTGGPTSFSGQIAKADGPLDLSALSLDTPGLALSATGNGPGSPIDISTRLANLARLAPGFAGPLTARGTVQLLEDWAQRLSVTLTADGPGGTRADISGTLRDYGQSIDIGATGSLPLGLANTFITQGAIQGTARYDLQVNGPPRLASLSGLVTTEGARATLPAYGVVIEGIAGRADLASGRANLSVTGRSRAGGRLSVDGPVSLTPPFQGDLTIALDSLRIVDPDLYRTSASGRMKLTGPLATAPRLEGRLRLDETNIRVPNSSPVSTQVLDGVSHINDSPAARQTRTRAGLGAKQEGAGRTTSLSLDLTIDAPNRIFVRGRGLDAELGGQLRLRGTASDITPSGQFELIRGRFDILGKRLTLTEGLITLRGALDPYLRFVAETDAGEITAQIVMEGLASAPEVRFTSTPELPQEEVIARLIFGRGLDKISGFQAAQLASAIATLRGGGPGILGTFRSELGLDDLDVTTTDDGATEVSAGSYISDNIYSEITADSEGRQQIELNLDVSRNVTVRGRASNDGNTGLGVFFEKDY from the coding sequence ATGCGTCATGTTATCATCCTGATAATTGCCTTCGTCTGTCTGGCTCTGCCCGCCACGGCACAAGAGGACGACCGTGGACTGATCGTCGGTTTTCTCGAAGACAACCTTTCAGATGCGAGCCGCGAGGTACGGATTGAAGGGTTCCAAGGCGCCCTTTCATCACAGGCGACACTGGACCACCTGACCGTCGCCGATGATGACGGCATCTGGTTTGAGCTCGAAAACGCCGAACTTGACTGGACCCGAAGCGCGCTTTTGCGGGGGCGTCTTGCGATTGACAAGCTGACCGCCAAGACAATCACCCTGCACCGCTTGCCCGGTGGTCAGGGCCTCGGCCCTGAAGACACCGAAGCACGCGAATTCAACCTGCCCGACCTGCCGGTCTCTATCAGTATCGGCACACTTGGCTTGGAAACTCTGTTCCTCGGGGCCCCGGTTCTTGGGGAGGCGGCCGAGTTCAGTATCAACGGCTCCATGTCCCTGGACCAAGGTGAAGGCAAGGCAGACTTGGCCGTGACCCGGCTCGACCATCCCGCCGAACTGACCCTCGATGCGGAATTCGATAACACAAGTCGCATCCTCGCCCTCGACCTCCAACTCAACGAAGCCGAAAACGGCCTGCTTTCCCGGTTGATCGGCCTTCCTGATGAGCCAGCAATCGCCTTCACAGTCGCGGGCAGCGGCCCACTCGACGACTATCGCGCCGAGTTGAGCCTCGCCTCGGACGGGGCCGACCGCTTCAGCGGCACGATCACCACCAAACGACAGGCCGAGGACGCCCCCCGCAGCTTTGCTGCGGATTTGTCCGGCGACTTGCGGCCTCTATTCCAACCGGACCTCCGCCCCTTTTTCGGGGCGAACACGGCCCTTGACCTTCGCGCAACCCGCACCGATGACGGCGCGCTGTCGATCTCGGAATTCCGGGCTAAAAGCGCGGCCATGGACCTGCGGGGCGAGGCCCGCATCGCCGCCGATGGCTGGCCCGAACGGTTTGCCATCGAAGGCCGGATCGGTAGCGGCGACGGCCCCACCCGCCTGCCCGTTTCCGGGCCTCCGACCCAGATTCAAAGCGCCCGGATCATTGCCGACTACGATCAGGCGAAAGGTGAGACATGGCAGGCCGATGTCTCCGTGGAGCGCCTCGAAAACGGTCCTCTCGCCATTGGCCGAACCCAGATGACGGCACGGGGTACATTACGCCGCGAGGCCCCCGCGGCCTTTGAGGCCGACCTCACCGCCAACCTTGCGGGCCTTAGCCACAAGGATCCGGCGCTTGCCCGCGCCCTTGGCACCTCGGCCACGGCCAAGGCGCGCCTGTCCTGGCGCGAGGGGAAACCACTCTCCATCCTTGGCCTATCCGCCGTGTCCGGTGACATGCGCCTCAATGGCGCGGGCCTGTTGGGCGGTGTCGAGGGGCTACCGCTCTCGGCCACCCTGCACCTCGACGCGCCCGGGCTTGAGCGGTTCGCCCCGCTGGCAAATCTGCCTCTCAGCGGGGCCGCCCGGCTAAATGTTACCGGCAATACCGACCTGCTTACCGGGGCCTTCGACGGCGCAGTTTTCGCTGAAACCTCGGACCTCGGCATCGGCAACCCGACGCTCGACCCCCTGATCGCGGGTCAGGGCCACCTGCGCCTGTCCGCCCTGCGTGACAGCAACGGCATCGCAATTGACCGGCTGGACCTGATCACACCCGAGGCGCAAATCCGCGCCATCGGGCGCTTGAACAGTGCCTCCAGCACCCTGACCCTTGACGCGAGCATCCGGGAGCTGGCCCGCACAGACATTCAACTCACCGGCCCGGCGCGCCTCAAGACCGCGGTCGAGTGGCAAAAGGACAGCCCCCTGCGGCTGACCAACCTGCACGCCAATGTCGCGCAAAGCACGCTTGAGGCCACCGGCACCATTGACCCTGTGAACGAGGCTTTGCCCGTCACCGGCTCGGTTAGAATCGAGGCGCGCGACCTTGGGCAGTTCTCTCGTCTTGCCGGTCGCCCCCTGCGCGGTGCGGCCTCGCTTACTCTAAAGGGGCAAGGCAGCCTCACGGGGCAAACCTTCGACATCACAGCCGACGGCAACGCCGAAGGGCTGCGCACTGCCATTGCGCCACTGGACGCACTATTGACAGGTGGCCCCACCAGTTTTTCCGGCCAAATTGCCAAGGCCGACGGCCCGCTTGATTTGAGCGCACTCTCTCTCGACACCCCCGGCCTTGCGCTAAGCGCCACGGGCAACGGCCCCGGTTCGCCTATTGACATCAGCACACGGTTGGCCAACCTCGCACGGTTGGCGCCGGGCTTTGCCGGGCCACTCACAGCCCGCGGCACGGTGCAACTCCTCGAAGACTGGGCACAGCGCCTCTCGGTCACCCTCACCGCCGATGGCCCCGGCGGCACCCGCGCCGATATCTCCGGCACCCTGCGGGACTATGGCCAATCCATTGATATTGGCGCCACAGGTTCGCTTCCTCTCGGCCTTGCCAACACTTTCATCACGCAAGGCGCCATTCAGGGGACAGCCCGCTATGACCTACAAGTCAATGGCCCGCCAAGGCTGGCCTCTCTGTCCGGGCTGGTCACGACCGAAGGGGCACGCGCCACCCTGCCCGCCTATGGCGTCGTCATTGAAGGCATAGCTGGCCGCGCCGATCTGGCGTCGGGCCGCGCAAACCTGTCCGTGACCGGACGCAGCCGCGCAGGTGGACGCCTGAGCGTCGACGGCCCCGTCTCCCTGACACCCCCGTTCCAAGGGGATCTCACCATCGCGCTCGACAGCCTGCGAATTGTTGATCCGGACCTCTACAGAACCTCCGCCAGCGGGCGAATGAAACTCACAGGGCCTCTGGCCACGGCCCCGCGCCTCGAAGGTCGGCTGCGTCTGGATGAGACCAATATCCGTGTTCCAAACAGCAGCCCGGTTAGCACGCAGGTCCTTGACGGGGTCAGCCACATCAACGACAGCCCCGCCGCGCGCCAAACCCGCACACGGGCTGGTCTTGGAGCCAAACAGGAGGGCGCCGGGCGCACCACCTCCCTGTCGCTCGATTTGACCATCGACGCCCCCAACCGCATTTTTGTCCGCGGACGCGGGTTGGATGCCGAACTGGGCGGGCAGCTTCGCCTGCGCGGTACGGCCTCGGACATCACCCCGTCCGGACAGTTCGAACTTATCCGCGGGCGCTTCGACATCCTCGGCAAACGCCTCACCCTGACCGAGGGCCTTATCACCCTGCGCGGCGCGCTAGACCCGTACTTGCGTTTCGTGGCCGAAACCGACGCTGGAGAGATCACCGCACAGATCGTCATGGAAGGCTTGGCGAGCGCCCCGGAGGTCCGTTTCACCTCCACGCCGGAGCTACCGCAGGAAGAGGTCATCGCGCGCCTGATCTTCGGGCGTGGTCTGGACAAGATTTCTGGCTTTCAGGCGGCACAACTGGCCTCGGCCATTGCCACCCTGCGCGGCGGCGGGCCCGGCATACTCGGCACCTTCCGCTCGGAACTCGGCCTTGATGATCTGGATGTCACCACCACCGACGACGGCGCCACCGAGGTCAGCGCCGGAAGCTATATCTCGGACAACATCTATTCCGAGATCACCGCCGACAGCGAAGGCCGACAGCAGATCGAACTGAACCTCGATGTCTCGCGCAATGTCACGGTACGCGGGCGCGCCAGCAATGACGGGAATACCGGGCTGGGCGTCTTCTTTGAAAAGGACTACTGA